The DNA segment atatatatatatatatatatatatatatatatatatatatctatatatatatatatatatctatatatctatatatatatatatctatatatatatatatctatatatatatatatatctatatatatatatatctatatatatatctatatatatatatctatatatatatatatctatatatatatatatatatctatctatctatctatctatctatctatctatctatctatctatctatctatctatctatctatctatctatctatctatctatctatctatctatctatctatctatctatctatctatctatctatctatctatctatctatctatctatctatctatctatctatctatctatctatctatctatctatctatctatctatctatctatctatctatctatctatctatctatctatctatctatctatctatctatctatatatatatatatctatatatatctatatatatatatatatatatatatatatatatatatatatatatatatatatatatatatatatatatatatatatatatatatatatatatatatatatatatatatatatatatatatatatatatatatatatatatatatatatatatatatatatatatatatggtgcgAAAAGTGCTACAGTGGTTTCATTGATGCTAGTTGGTGCATTATAAATAAGCAAGACAACCACACATGCCATACGTTAAGGAAAATAGTTGCTCTGAGTATTCGTATTATTTAGTAAAtagaacattttctttttctccgaTGGCTGCTTCTCCTCTGAGATAATGAATTTGCCAAAAATGTGTGGACAATACATTTCAAAACACAACATTGGAAATAAcacaagaacttttttttttcaaatcagaaAATATTATAACCAACATTATATCACACATCAAAATTGTTACAAGATGATACAGACTAAACATTGTAGGGTAAGCGGAaactattttaaacatttgtggAGTttgaaactaaacaaaaaattgcagatcaaaatatgtcaatgttttttagggaaaagcAACTTTTTTTCGTGCATTACCTGCTTAGGCAATATTCAGTGTGAgctttccagtgtttttttgaGGGTGACATTTTGTCAGTGTTCGACATATTACAATATGATTCTTTATAGAAATTCCAGTTTTTATCCATTTGATAATCCAGTTTTATCACATGTAATTCTATACATGTCTTGGTTCCTTCAATACAGGATACAAGAATAACGAATATGTTTGTGCAGTAACGTATACTTTTTCAGTTTAATGTAGAATTGGAATATTCTAAATCTGCCATTATTTTAAACGGTTTCTCAATTATATGTGCAGTATTCTCACAAATTGCAGTGTGGACTATTTGAGGTAAAAAGAAGGTACATATACAAGCATACATAACCGTACCATTTAACTCCTCAGTGTACAAATCTATAAATGTTTTGAGGCAAAGATATTTTCAGTGTATAGAAAGTCAACAAAAATGTGTATAGTGTCGTCCAGAATAGTCTGGTGCGCAGTGGGATGTTTGTGATCAGTAATTTGCACTCAAACCTCAGAAGCATCATTTCACGCTGGCATTAAACGATGGTGCAACATAGTCATCAATTGATCTCAAACATTTCCTGAcacaaacaacagcaaaaatagATGTCAACATTAGCGAGACAACACCAAATTCAGTGATATATAGTTTTCCATGACTTTTCTTTGAGAATAATGTACAATATCGAGACAAAATGCATATTAAAAAGCACAGCAACCCAACAGGTCGATGTGGCTCACTATAGGGCTCGAAGGGGTGGGTGGGCATCCTCTCTCTCACATTTTACATGCAGCTGCTCTTAATGACAAAGTGGTAGTCGGAGAATGATGACTTATCTGCCTCAGTGGTACAGCTAATTCCATTCTGAGTACAAAACAagagaaataaaaacactgaacacttcatgtaaatataaaaaatatcaataaatgacTGTTTGCAGCGTACTTACAGAAGAGGACACACGAAAGTGATAGCTGATGTCTTGGAAGGACAATAAAGGCAGTGACCAGAAGTGATGAGTGCCCTTAATAAAGAAAGTTAACAATCAGCCAACAACGCCCAAAGAAATTTTAACCTGAGTTTAAAtgtgacatgatttttttttgagaagCGGTTTTACTTGTGTTGATGTTCTCTGTCCACTGTACAGCACGGTTTCAGTGTGATTGGAACATAAACGTCCTTTAGTGGCCTTACATTGCTGGACCCATACGTTGTCAGTAGCCCTGCAATCACACAATAAATAGGCTTCAATATATTCCAGTGCATGGGTGTATATTATATAATCCAAATTGGTcattataaaatacattaagtATAGTTAGTTGTTAATTTTTGATCTATTTAGGCCTGCAGCATTTAAGTATGGTAGTGTCTGTTATGTACTCACATCATATGCAAAGTAAGCTGTGATAACGATGAATTTGTGCTTCCACGAAGGGATATTGTGTAGCTAGAGGAGAGAGCGAGAAAAAGGAGTAACAGTAATATAGAAACCTGTATTTATCGTGGCAAAACACAAATAGGAAGAGCTTAAGTCAACTGGAATGTAACACTACAATGTGCACCTGCAGCTCTTGAGGGTTTTACAATGCTGTGTTGAGATTTGTTGATCCGTCTCCACTATATGAAGACTAGTCAGAGATGGAATTGATCTTCCTCCTGGAAAAATGAGCAGTTTATTCCAGTACAAAGCATTGTTTGTTCACATGGTGCTACAGTGTGCTCGAATGCCAGTAAACATAGGCATATTTGTGATATTACCTTTTAAATATACACTGCGTTGCCTGCGAGGCACTGGCTGCTGTCCGCCGGGCAGACGGTTGACAACTCCCGCCCCGTCCGTGTCTGCTGACGCAGGCCTTTTGGACTTGGAAAGGTATAACGGAGCAGATGTGTGACTGAGTCGGTTTCTGTTGCGGCCATCCTTGTCCATTATCCTGGACTTGGCCTTCTTATTAATGGTGCCTGGTGTTGGAACCAAGTTGTCTGGAGCTACAGAACACATAACATGATTCATTCATCTGACCCGTGAGTGTTTTTCATATCATTGGTgctatttttagagaaaaactttCGGACCTGTTGCAGAATGGTTGTTATTTAATGTCAGGGTGGTGGATGATTGGTTGTTCAAGACTGTAGTTGAACAGCAAGCTGTCAAACAGGATGGCACTCATATCTCAGTAAAAGTCATCTCAAAAACTAGATGTACTAACTActtaaaataagtattttacCTGGTGCAGGCGTTGTGGAAAGTGGAACAAATTGGCTCTTGCGTGAGGATTCCAATGCAGCTTTTGACCTACACAAGCACATTATACAATACACTGTAACTGTCAAACACATGAAACCACACTTGTGTTCATAAAGACAACGTGTTTTGAGACAAGGTTGAAAGAACCATGTAGTCAAATATCAACGTTAAAGCAATGTTTAGAAAGTCAAAGAAGGAAGAGTGAAGAGAGGGGTGCAGGACTGCATCATACCATGAACATGCAGGCGGACAGAAAGTGACAGTGGCAGTGAAGGTGGGCATCCAAGAGATGTAGAGAGCACATGGGTAGGAAACAAAGCTACAGCGGAGTGACACAGATCACATAGAAAGAAATTTGGAAGAAAGAGGTAACCTAACAGTgttcaaatgaaacattttactgCTGACGTATGTTTCTGAAACGCATGACACACCCATCTTTATCCGGGACGTCTCCTCTATGATGAAGAGTCAATACGTACAGGATGGACATGGATAAGACACTGCAGGTGGGAGAAATTGTGATTCAGTGCATTTCATTCATTGTGTTTAGTACGTTTTCATAAGAATGCAATTCAGTCATTAACAACtatatccaatctatttgaactgagaGGGTTACCAGTGATCATTACCTAACTGACAATGAACCAATCATTACAAAGCGGCACTCGTTGTTTGTTTGAACAACATtgcttttaaatgattaaaaataaacacttataACAATTCTTCTGTAAAGCGGCCAGAAACATAAATGCTCTTTTAAAAGGCCTAAAACTATGTGTTTGTTTTACCTTGGATTACTCTAGTGAGTAAATGTCCAATTTTAACCTTCTACTATACACCATAAGTgggaaaattctttttttgaaTATTACTTACCTGAAGGCCATGACGATGACAAGGGCCAGGATGCTCCCCTGCAGAAACTTTTGACTTATACACCCTTGATCTGGAAGTGGGCTCtgtcaaaaatgacacaaaagttAAAAATCTTCCCTTAAATACAAAGCCATTGTCGCATTGGTTTCCCAACAGACCTTGCTTCCAGGCTTGACTGTCTTCTTTTTGAGGGGCCCACTTCCTGTCCTGCTAAAATAACTTCCTGACTGGCTGCAGAGAAAATGGCACAAGGTATATGACGAGATCTTAAATCTTAATTGAAAACAATGTACTTAAGTCCTGCATTCACAGTTGCATTTCCTACCTGACCGTGCCACCACTCACGGTGCTCTTCATGCTGTCGAAACGTCGCAGTTTCGCCAATTTCCGGCTCCAGCGCTCCAGTTCGTCTATTCGGGTCTCGAGGTTGTCTGTCAGCTTGCAAAGCTCCTTCACCGCTCCCACGTTCTCCATGAAGATGCGCTCCTTTTCAGGAAGGAAATGAGCGATATTACAGTTTAAGGAAGTAATACATACTACTTCTAACTTGGAGATGTGATCAACACTCCAGCAAAAATACGACTAtaggcttttttgttgttgttgttaccttGTTGACAACTAAAAGGTTAGGAATGGTTTCGCCATTTGCACACACAACATCTCCTCCCTCCTTGACGGCCTCTGGTAAGATTTGTTGGACCTCTTGAGCAATCACTCCTGGAGGAAAATACGTTGGAATAATatggaaatgaaaaataaacgtCCAATACATACTCATGTGGCAAAGACAGGATTATTAGGATTGTGGATACAATATACAGAAagggatgaaatgagatgagtcaCAATGTTTGTTACCCGTATCCGCAGTGTTTTCAATGCCGACTGTGGCCGCAAACTCGGGCTTGTATTGATAATGGACCAGCCTCATCTGAGAAATCCGTTTCAAATTGTCTGTGGTGTCCACCTACATgcacatgaaaaagaaaaaaaaacaagcagatgCAGATGGGATGAAAACACATGAAATGGTTCAAAGAAGGCGTGATTCATGCTGACAAGGAAGGAATGAcggataaacacacacacacacacaatacacaaACATCCTGACCTCTTGTACATTCTCTTTGGCCCGGATGTCAGACGGATGCACAAGGGAGCCCATGATCTTGACATTACCGTGGACAACAAGGGCTTCGTCAGGCCGGTCTGTATTGATGCCGACTCTCCCGTGATGGTAGACCGAGTCAGGTAACTGGCCACGTTGCCACAGCACATCTGAGTCGCTTTCAAACTGGCCTGGGTTAGATGCCTGTGATCCACAATTGTGGTAGACGAACAAAGAAGCTGCCGTTgagtttttttacacaagaagtTAAGGTCAGtggacaaaagtattgggacacgCCTCATCATTAAATCTTGTATTTGCCATTTGCGATTTATCAAATCATCACGAGATTTAATTCCTCACTCGGACGGGATAGTAACGGTATCTCAGTCAAACCAAGGAGGAAAATCAAATGGAAggaattattagaaaatggcatgcagaaaaaaaggagacGTCCCATTCACAGCTGATAAGATTGCTGTAGGAGGCAGACAGACATGGCTGGACGTTACCCTGACGATGATCCTCTCAGACACATGAGCAGCCACAGTGTGGGTCTGACTGTGGGACTGAGCATGAAGCGCCACAACCAGCATGAAGTAcctgcaaacacaaaaaaatgcatttctacCTCAATCTAGTGGAGCCCTTTAAGGAAGGGATCTGAAATGCGATGCAGACCTCTGGTCGGGATTTGGTTTGCCTTTCTTTCGCATGTTGTTCGCTGTGGTTTCACTGAAGTGGAGGCGCCCCACTGTCACTTTTGTGACCTGCTCTGGGGGCAAGGTCACCCTTTTGGGGAGGCAAAAGTCACAGAAACACAAATACGCGATGAATAAAGTTAATCTGATCTAAAAACGTCCATGATGACAGTTCTCGAGACTCAACTTACAAGACGGGCTTGAAAGGCCTCTTGCTTCGATCCGATTGTGACTGCTCCACACTGATGGACTGGTTCATGGCCTCCACCTTGCGGTCCAAAAAAAGGGAAGCAAAtcactaaataaatacaatgagaTCTCTTTTGAACAGATGTCCGCCATCACCACAGTCCCTCACTTTTACGCCGTTGAGTTTGAGATAGAAACAGTCAATGGGTTGAAGACCTTCACTTGTCTTGATATACTTGGGATCTCCCAGCATCCCAACATACACAGTCACTTGGAAGTGGTTTTTCTTCTGGCAGACAAAAGCGTCATCGGACAAGGAGAAGTTGAAGCCTTTGTCGGCATCAACTCGGTAGGTTGGCATCGGACTAAACACAAGATTAGATCAGAGGAACGTGTGAAAAAAGCTCCAGCAAcaaaattggacattttcatTAACTGTAGAATCTCATGAATCTATTTTACTTCACTCACtattctctctccctcttttacttcttgttttttaatatgCCCGAATTTCTATGTAACATCTTTTCCAGGTGTTGTCCACGACTTAAGTGATCATTTCTTCTTGTTCGTGGCCATTTTCACCATTGCAAAAGTGGTGTCTGTCAGAGTATGTGTGCTCAAATTTCTTCCTTCACGCTCCTCCTCCCTCTTCACGATGTCTTTCTTAATCGAAACCCTGGCTTGGAGCACTCCCCCGCTCGGCTCACCTCTGAGGAATTTATAGAACTCTGCGGTTCAGCTATGCCAATTCTGTAGTTGAATTATCTTCTCAAACAATGATCCCTCCTTTCCATTTTTGGCTGCTAATGCTCTCAGTattattttccccttcaaatAATGATTTGGCAGCATGAATTTCACCCACAGCTCTT comes from the Stigmatopora nigra isolate UIUO_SnigA chromosome 22, RoL_Snig_1.1, whole genome shotgun sequence genome and includes:
- the LOC144215757 gene encoding myelin regulatory factor-like isoform X3 gives rise to the protein MDVVDETEALQRFFEGHDITSSLDTANIDTSILEEYISKEDDSTDICFSEVHSTPGPNYSSPQAGVSSTGGLACGVSPPIPLRQGAPPPVPSNCPNAYAPGPSLSLRHSYSCLGQHQQQAHVKPEHRGHYAPGTLPESPPDSSSEPYSPQQVNDPHMIRTMTPENMCHMTPTPPLPQHGHYPGMHRDMYLKPEPIISQYPIGPATSAGGDLQQTQMLHQLLQHPQGQDVIPVHQAKKRKHSESPNSTLNSQILTGIIKQEPGLMQDAENGYMDPNYQCIKWQPHQQNKWTSLYDANGKELPMPTYRVDADKGFNFSLSDDAFVCQKKNHFQVTVYVGMLGDPKYIKTSEGLQPIDCFYLKLNGVKVEAMNQSISVEQSQSDRSKRPFKPVLVTLPPEQVTKVTVGRLHFSETTANNMRKKGKPNPDQRYFMLVVALHAQSHSQTHTVAAHVSERIIVRVTSSHASNPGQFESDSDVLWQRGQLPDSVYHHGRVGINTDRPDEALVVHGNVKIMGSLVHPSDIRAKENVQEVDTTDNLKRISQMRLVHYQYKPEFAATVGIENTADTGVIAQEVQQILPEAVKEGGDVVCANGETIPNLLVVNKERIFMENVGAVKELCKLTDNLETRIDELERWSRKLAKLRRFDSMKSTVSGGTVSQSGSYFSRTGSGPLKKKTVKPGSKSPLPDQGCISQKFLQGSILALVIVMAFSVLSMSILYVLTLHHRGDVPDKDGFVSYPCALYISWMPTFTATVTFCPPACSWSKAALESSRKSQFVPLSTTPAPACCSTTVLNNQSSTTLTLNNNHSATAPDNLVPTPGTINKKAKSRIMDKDGRNRNRLSHTSAPLYLSKSKRPASADTDGAGVVNRLPGGQQPVPRRQRSVYLKGGRSIPSLTSLHIVETDQQISTQHCKTLKSCSYTISLRGSTNSSLSQLTLHMMATDNVWVQQCKATKGRLCSNHTETVLYSGQRTSTQGTHHFWSLPLLSFQDISYHFRVSSSNGISCTTEADKSSFSDYHFVIKSSCM
- the LOC144215757 gene encoding myelin regulatory factor-like isoform X2, translated to MDVVDETEALQRFFEGHDITSSLDTANIDTSILEEYISKEDDSTDICFSEVHSTPGPNYSSPQAGVSSTGGLACGVSPPIPLRQGAPPPVPSNCPNAYAPGPSLSLRHSYSCLGQHQQQAHVKPEHRGHYAPGTLPESPPDSSSEPYSPQQVNDPHMIRTMTPENMCHMTPTPPLPQHGHYPGMHRDMYLKPEPIISQYPIGPATSAGGDLQQTQMLHQLLQHPQGQDVIPVHQAKKRKHSESPNSTLNSQILTGIIKQEPGLMQDAENGYMDPNYQCIKWQPHQQNKWTSLYDANGKELPMPTYRVDADKGFNFSLSDDAFVCQKKNHFQVTVYVGMLGDPKYIKTSEGLQPIDCFYLKLNGVKDRKVEAMNQSISVEQSQSDRSKRPFKPVLVTLPPEQVTKVTVGRLHFSETTANNMRKKGKPNPDQRYFMLVVALHAQSHSQTHTVAAHVSERIIVRVTSSHASNPGQFESDSDVLWQRGQLPDSVYHHGRVGINTDRPDEALVVHGNVKIMGSLVHPSDIRAKENVQEVDTTDNLKRISQMRLVHYQYKPEFAATVGIENTADTGVIAQEVQQILPEAVKEGGDVVCANGETIPNLLVVNKERIFMENVGAVKELCKLTDNLETRIDELERWSRKLAKLRRFDSMKSTVSGGTVSQSGSYFSRTGSGPLKKKTVKPGSKSPLPDQGCISQKFLQGSILALVIVMAFSVLSMSILYVLTLHHRGDVPDKDGFVSYPCALYISWMPTFTATVTFCPPACSWSKAALESSRKSQFVPLSTTPAPACCSTTVLNNQSSTTLTLNNNHSATAPDNLVPTPGTINKKAKSRIMDKDGRNRNRLSHTSAPLYLSKSKRPASADTDGAGVVNRLPGGQQPVPRRQRSVYLKGGRSIPSLTSLHIVETDQQISTQHCKTLKSCSYTISLRGSTNSSLSQLTLHMMATDNVWVQQCKATKGRLCSNHTETVLYSGQRTSTQGTHHFWSLPLLSFQDISYHFRVSSSNGISCTTEADKSSFSDYHFVIKSSCM
- the LOC144215757 gene encoding myelin regulatory factor-like isoform X7, translated to MCFFSLACRECSDRANEAAQRREGHDITSSLDTANIDTSILEEYISKEDDSTDICFSEVHSTPGPNYSSPQAGVSSTGGLACGVSPPIPLRQGAPPPVPSNCPNAYAPGPSLSLRHSYSCLGQHQQQAHVKPEHRGHYAPGTLPESPPDSSSEPYSPQQVNDPHMIRTMTPENMCHMTPTPPLPQHGHYPGMHRDMYLKPEPIISQYPIGPATSAGGDLQQTQMLHQLLQHPQGQDVIPVHQAKKRKHSESPNSTLNSQILTGIIKQEPGLMQDAENGYMDPNYQCIKWQPHQQNKWTSLYDANGKELPMPTYRVDADKGFNFSLSDDAFVCQKKNHFQVTVYVGMLGDPKYIKTSEGLQPIDCFYLKLNGVKDRKVEAMNQSISVEQSQSDRSKRPFKPVLVTLPPEQVTKVTVGRLHFSETTANNMRKKGKPNPDQRYFMLVVALHAQSHSQTHTVAAHVSERIIVRVTSSHASNPGQFESDSDVLWQRGQLPDSVYHHGRVGINTDRPDEALVVHGNVKIMGSLVHPSDIRAKENVQEVDTTDNLKRISQMRLVHYQYKPEFAATVGIENTADTGVIAQEVQQILPEAVKEGGDVVCANGETIPNLLVVNKERIFMENVGAVKELCKLTDNLETRIDELERWSRKLAKLRRFDSMKSTVSGGTVSQSGSYFSRTGSGPLKKKTVKPGSKSPLPDQGCISQKFLQGSILALVIVMAFSVLSMSILYVLTLHHRGDVPDKDGSKAALESSRKSQFVPLSTTPAPACCSTTVLNNQSSTTLTLNNNHSATAPDNLVPTPGTINKKAKSRIMDKDGRNRNRLSHTSAPLYLSKSKRPASADTDGAGVVNRLPGGQQPVPRRQRSVYLKGGRSIPSLTSLHIVETDQQISTQHCKTLKSCSYTISLRGSTNSSLSQLTLHMMATDNVWVQQCKATKGRLCSNHTETVLYSGQRTSTQGTHHFWSLPLLSFQDISYHFRVSSSNGISCTTEADKSSFSDYHFVIKSSCM
- the LOC144215757 gene encoding myelin regulatory factor-like isoform X5 is translated as MDVVDETEALQRFFEGHDITSSLDTANIDTSILEEYISKEDDSTDICFSEVHSTPGPNYSSPQAGVSSTGGLACGVSPPIPLRQGAPPPVPSNCPNAYAPGPSLSLRHSYSCLGQHQQQAHVKPEHRGHYAPGTLPESPPDSSSEPYSPQQVNDPHMIRTMTPENMCHMTPTPPLPQHGHYPGMHRDMYLKPEPIISQYPIGPATSAGGDLQQTQMLHQLLQHPQGQDVIPVHQAKKRKHSESPNSTLNSQILTGIIKQEPGLMQDAENGYMDPNYQCIKWQPHQQNKWTSLYDANGKELPMPTYRVDADKGFNFSLSDDAFVCQKKNHFQVTVYVGMLGDPKYIKTSEGLQPIDCFYLKLNGVKVEAMNQSISVEQSQSDRSKRPFKPVLVTLPPEQVTKVTVGRLHFSETTANNMRKKGKPNPDQRYFMLVVALHAQSHSQTHTVAAHVSERIIVRASNPGQFESDSDVLWQRGQLPDSVYHHGRVGINTDRPDEALVVHGNVKIMGSLVHPSDIRAKENVQEVDTTDNLKRISQMRLVHYQYKPEFAATVGIENTADTGVIAQEVQQILPEAVKEGGDVVCANGETIPNLLVVNKERIFMENVGAVKELCKLTDNLETRIDELERWSRKLAKLRRFDSMKSTVSGGTVSQSGSYFSRTGSGPLKKKTVKPGSKSPLPDQGCISQKFLQGSILALVIVMAFSVLSMSILYVLTLHHRGDVPDKDGFVSYPCALYISWMPTFTATVTFCPPACSWSKAALESSRKSQFVPLSTTPAPACCSTTVLNNQSSTTLTLNNNHSATAPDNLVPTPGTINKKAKSRIMDKDGRNRNRLSHTSAPLYLSKSKRPASADTDGAGVVNRLPGGQQPVPRRQRSVYLKGGRSIPSLTSLHIVETDQQISTQHCKTLKSCSYTISLRGSTNSSLSQLTLHMMATDNVWVQQCKATKGRLCSNHTETVLYSGQRTSTQGTHHFWSLPLLSFQDISYHFRVSSSNGISCTTEADKSSFSDYHFVIKSSCM
- the LOC144215757 gene encoding myelin regulatory factor-like isoform X1 → MCFFSLACRECSDRANEAAQRREGHDITSSLDTANIDTSILEEYISKEDDSTDICFSEVHSTPGPNYSSPQAGVSSTGGLACGVSPPIPLRQGAPPPVPSNCPNAYAPGPSLSLRHSYSCLGQHQQQAHVKPEHRGHYAPGTLPESPPDSSSEPYSPQQVNDPHMIRTMTPENMCHMTPTPPLPQHGHYPGMHRDMYLKPEPIISQYPIGPATSAGGDLQQTQMLHQLLQHPQGQDVIPVHQAKKRKHSESPNSTLNSQILTGIIKQEPGLMQDAENGYMDPNYQCIKWQPHQQNKWTSLYDANGKELPMPTYRVDADKGFNFSLSDDAFVCQKKNHFQVTVYVGMLGDPKYIKTSEGLQPIDCFYLKLNGVKDRKVEAMNQSISVEQSQSDRSKRPFKPVLVTLPPEQVTKVTVGRLHFSETTANNMRKKGKPNPDQRYFMLVVALHAQSHSQTHTVAAHVSERIIVRVTSSHASNPGQFESDSDVLWQRGQLPDSVYHHGRVGINTDRPDEALVVHGNVKIMGSLVHPSDIRAKENVQEVDTTDNLKRISQMRLVHYQYKPEFAATVGIENTADTGVIAQEVQQILPEAVKEGGDVVCANGETIPNLLVVNKERIFMENVGAVKELCKLTDNLETRIDELERWSRKLAKLRRFDSMKSTVSGGTVSQSGSYFSRTGSGPLKKKTVKPGSKSPLPDQGCISQKFLQGSILALVIVMAFSVLSMSILYVLTLHHRGDVPDKDGFVSYPCALYISWMPTFTATVTFCPPACSWSKAALESSRKSQFVPLSTTPAPACCSTTVLNNQSSTTLTLNNNHSATAPDNLVPTPGTINKKAKSRIMDKDGRNRNRLSHTSAPLYLSKSKRPASADTDGAGVVNRLPGGQQPVPRRQRSVYLKGGRSIPSLTSLHIVETDQQISTQHCKTLKSCSYTISLRGSTNSSLSQLTLHMMATDNVWVQQCKATKGRLCSNHTETVLYSGQRTSTQGTHHFWSLPLLSFQDISYHFRVSSSNGISCTTEADKSSFSDYHFVIKSSCM
- the LOC144215757 gene encoding myelin regulatory factor-like isoform X6, which gives rise to MLWLRAGHDITSSLDTANIDTSILEEYISKEDDSTDICFSEVHSTPGPNYSSPQAGVSSTGGLACGVSPPIPLRQGAPPPVPSNCPNAYAPGPSLSLRHSYSCLGQHQQQAHVKPEHRGHYAPGTLPESPPDSSSEPYSPQQVNDPHMIRTMTPENMCHMTPTPPLPQHGHYPGMHRDMYLKPEPIISQYPIGPATSAGGDLQQTQMLHQLLQHPQGQDVIPVHQAKKRKHSESPNSTLNSQILTGIIKQEPGLMQDAENGYMDPNYQCIKWQPHQQNKWTSLYDANGKELPMPTYRVDADKGFNFSLSDDAFVCQKKNHFQVTVYVGMLGDPKYIKTSEGLQPIDCFYLKLNGVKDRKVEAMNQSISVEQSQSDRSKRPFKPVLVTLPPEQVTKVTVGRLHFSETTANNMRKKGKPNPDQRYFMLVVALHAQSHSQTHTVAAHVSERIIVRVTSSHASNPGQFESDSDVLWQRGQLPDSVYHHGRVGINTDRPDEALVVHGNVKIMGSLVHPSDIRAKENVQEVDTTDNLKRISQMRLVHYQYKPEFAATVGIENTADTGVIAQEVQQILPEAVKEGGDVVCANGETIPNLLVVNKERIFMENVGAVKELCKLTDNLETRIDELERWSRKLAKLRRFDSMKSTVSGGTVSQSGSYFSRTGSGPLKKKTVKPGSKSPLPDQGCISQKFLQGSILALVIVMAFSVLSMSILYVLTLHHRGDVPDKDGFVSYPCALYISWMPTFTATVTFCPPACSWSKAALESSRKSQFVPLSTTPAPACCSTTVLNNQSSTTLTLNNNHSATAPDNLVPTPGTINKKAKSRIMDKDGRNRNRLSHTSAPLYLSKSKRPASADTDGAGVVNRLPGGQQPVPRRQRSVYLKGGRSIPSLTSLHIVETDQQISTQHCKTLKSCSYTISLRGSTNSSLSQLTLHMMATDNVWVQQCKATKGRLCSNHTETVLYSGQRTSTQGTHHFWSLPLLSFQDISYHFRVSSSNGISCTTEADKSSFSDYHFVIKSSCM
- the LOC144215757 gene encoding myelin regulatory factor-like isoform X4 — its product is MDVVDETEALQRFFEGHDITSSLDTANIDTSILEEYISKEDDSTDICFSEVHSTPGPNYSSPQAGVSSTGGLACGVSPPIPLRQGAPPPVPSNCPNAYAPGPSLSLRHSYSCLGQHQQQAHVKPEHRGHYAPGTLPESPPDSSSEPYSPQQVNDPHMIRTMTPENMCHMTPTPPLPQHGHYPGMHRDMYLKPEPIISQYPIGPATSAGGDLQQTQMLHQLLQHPQGQDVIPVHQAKKRKHSESPNSTLNSQILTGLMQDAENGYMDPNYQCIKWQPHQQNKWTSLYDANGKELPMPTYRVDADKGFNFSLSDDAFVCQKKNHFQVTVYVGMLGDPKYIKTSEGLQPIDCFYLKLNGVKDRKVEAMNQSISVEQSQSDRSKRPFKPVLVTLPPEQVTKVTVGRLHFSETTANNMRKKGKPNPDQRYFMLVVALHAQSHSQTHTVAAHVSERIIVRVTSSHASNPGQFESDSDVLWQRGQLPDSVYHHGRVGINTDRPDEALVVHGNVKIMGSLVHPSDIRAKENVQEVDTTDNLKRISQMRLVHYQYKPEFAATVGIENTADTGVIAQEVQQILPEAVKEGGDVVCANGETIPNLLVVNKERIFMENVGAVKELCKLTDNLETRIDELERWSRKLAKLRRFDSMKSTVSGGTVSQSGSYFSRTGSGPLKKKTVKPGSKSPLPDQGCISQKFLQGSILALVIVMAFSVLSMSILYVLTLHHRGDVPDKDGFVSYPCALYISWMPTFTATVTFCPPACSWSKAALESSRKSQFVPLSTTPAPACCSTTVLNNQSSTTLTLNNNHSATAPDNLVPTPGTINKKAKSRIMDKDGRNRNRLSHTSAPLYLSKSKRPASADTDGAGVVNRLPGGQQPVPRRQRSVYLKGGRSIPSLTSLHIVETDQQISTQHCKTLKSCSYTISLRGSTNSSLSQLTLHMMATDNVWVQQCKATKGRLCSNHTETVLYSGQRTSTQGTHHFWSLPLLSFQDISYHFRVSSSNGISCTTEADKSSFSDYHFVIKSSCM